A region from the Triticum urartu cultivar G1812 chromosome 1, Tu2.1, whole genome shotgun sequence genome encodes:
- the LOC125524847 gene encoding homeobox protein HOX1A-like isoform X2: MDKSNTSGCAAEDIIETRNYANSSLNPEALKHQSFPFPYTSLSGERKNFKRAANRGKKGSRVLSSRTYPLKSSESTVRVLRSRSVADKSPSDAVQTSTERAAKKPPSDSVDTLVKPAAKRIKRDRDRPTKGGPDDELLKIRKRIRYILNRMNYHQSFLEAYASEGWKNQSLEKIRPEKELERAKAEIVRCKLRIREAFQNLDHLLTVGKLEESLFDSEGKISSDDIVCATCSLQDVTLNNDIILCDGACDRGFHQNCLNPPLLTKDIPEGEEGWLCPACDCKIDCIELINELQGTDLDINDSWEKVFPEAAAVAHGPMQNDVADLPSDDSEDDDFDPNIPEEHVAGHAEGSSEEDGDEGSDSDDSNFMTSSDNSEHVKEKEKVDDLGLPSEDSEDDDYDPAGPDSDKDIKEKQDESDFTSDSDDFCAEIMKSCSKDEVSSGPKVGGRTNDLEGAPVRPNTSMSHTKDLEIDQDVILPSTKRQVQRLDYKKLYDDTYGEAPSESSDGDDWSGKSTLKEDNEEGNEVDSFARKSPRGTRVVHPDGFHGLVNEQHAGGLTSDGSNSKAKKRHFGPVINERLNQYFTTDQYPTRAVKESLAQELGLTFRQVNKWFESTRHARAAAMKNGAQLEKHSNSRKKKSSDQPNACKEEGIRQDSPVKQETDGGQRAHMPPESSQSYTKTSGLAGCPKSESRENHEKNTPLKYVGMPTDGSAEDQILGLEPEDDGSDSDDPNFAIRSGNSEPSKNREKVDDLGLPSAYSEDDDYDSDEVIEMMQSSSDESDSNESNFTTSSDNPEDVKEKVDDIGLPSEDSEDDDYDPAGPGSHEDIGKNQSSSDKSHSSDKSENRKTKRKADDLGLPSEDSEDDDYDPASPDSDKDIEEKQDESDFSSDCDDFCVEIAKSCCGQEGVLSGAKVGGDRTDDLEGTTICANAAISNLPSKDPEMDQYVVLPVSARQKVQSPDSKKLAAYGKASSDSSYGEELSKKCTPEKDNGKESEAGSFVRQSNEFTPQRSQQSFHGSVNGQNAEELLTPNGSSTTGQKRQYGPIINQRLHEQFKTNQYPSRAVKESLAQELGLTFRQVEKWFESRRRHIRVASNKSSTHVENHSTKENPNVCKRDAVNEDTPSGSLNEGITQDGPLKQDIGGGLRTNASPPNSSQRYTTPLVRRPKGESRENHKKNTSSSSAGRPKGSDAGYAVLALEALDEKTRSKMLQELKKRKIG, translated from the exons ATGGACAAAAGCAACACTTCTGGCTGTGCTGCTGAGGACATTATTGAGACTCGGAATTATGCAAACTCTAGCCTGAACCCTGAGGCCCTTAAGCATCAAAGTTTTCCTTTTCCATACACATCCCTGTCGGGGGAAAGGAAAAACTTCAAAAGGGCAGCTAACAGGGGAAAGAAAGGCTCCCGAGTATTGTCAAGTAGAACTTATCCTTTGAAGTCATCTGAGAGTACTGTCAGGGTTCTTCGTTCTAGATCAGTTGCAGATAAGTCACCTAGTGACGCTGTGCAAACTTCAACAGAAAGAGCCGCGAAGAAGCCACCTAGCGACTCTGTGGACACTCTAGTAAAACCAGCTGCTAAAAGAATAAAGAGGGATAGAGATAGACCCACAAAGGGTGGTCCGGACGATGAGTTATTGAAAATTCGTAAGCGAATTAGATACATTTTGAATCGGATGAACTATCACCAAAGTTTTCTTGAAGCATATGCCAGTGAAGGCTGGAAAAATCAAAG TTTGGAAAAGATAAGGCCTGAGAAGGAGCTTGAACGAGCCAAGGCGGAGATCGTGCGGTGCAAATTAAGAATACGAGAAGCTTTCCAGAATCTTGATCATCTTCTAACTGTGGGGAAGCTTGAGGAATCTTTGTTTGATTCTGAAGGAAAGATATCTTCTGATGAT ATTGTTTGTGCCACTTGTAGTTTGCAAGACGTTACATTGAATAATGACATCATTCTCTGCGATGGAGCCTGCGACAGAGGGTTCCACCAGAATTGTCTAAACCCTCCTTTACTGACTAAAGATA TCCCTGAGGGAGAGGAAGGATGGCTTTGCCCTGCATGTGATTGCAAGATAGACTGTATAGAATTAATAAATGAACTCCAAGGGACAGATCTTGACATTAATGACTCTTGGGAG AAAGTTTTTCCTGAGGCAGCTGCTGTGGCACACGGGCCTATGCAAAATGATGTAGCTGATCTTCCATCAGACGATTCAGAAGATGATGACTTCGACCCCAATATACCTGAAGAACATGTGGCTGGTCACGCAGAAGGATCATCAGAAGAGGATGGGGATGAAGGTTCAGACTCTGATGACTCAAATTTCATGACTTCTTCTGACAATTCAGAACACGTGAAGGAGAAAGAAAAAGTTGATGACCTTGGATTACCTTCTGAGGACTCGGAGGATGATGACTATGATCCAGCAGGTCCTGATTCAGATAAAGATATCAAAGAGAAGCAAGATGAGTCAGACTTCACATCGGACTCTGATGATTTCTGTGCTGAGATTATGAAGTCTTGTAGTAAGGATGAAGTTTCATCTGGTCCTAAGGTTGGAGGTCGTACTAATGATTTAGAAGGGGCCCCTGTTCGGCCAAACACATCAATGTCACATACCAAGGATCTTGAGATTGACCAAGATGTGATTTTACCGTCTACGAAACGGCAGGTTCAACGGTTGGACTACAAAAAACTTTATGAT GATACTTATGGGGAAGCACCATCTGAATCAAGCGATGGTGATGACTGGTCTGGGAAGAGCACACTCAAAGAAGACAATGAAGAAGGAAATGAAGTGGATTCATTTGCACGCAAAAGCCCCAGGGGAACGCGAGTGGTGCATCCTGACGGTTTTCATGGTTTAGTGAATGAACAACATGCAGGGGGGCTTACCTCTGACGGCAGCAATAGTAAAGCTAAGAAAAGGCATTTTGGTCCAGTAATTAATGAG AGGCTAAATCAATATTTCACAACAGACCAATATCCTACCCGTGCTGTTAAAGAAAGCTTGGCGCAAGAATTAGGGCTGACATTCCGTCAG GTTAACAAATGGTTTGAAAGTACACGTCACGCAAGAGCAGCTGCTATGAAAAATGGCGCTCAGCTAGAAAAGCATAGCAACAgtaggaagaagaagagctcagACCAACCTAATGCATGTAAAGAGGAAGGTATCAGGCAAGATAGTCCAGTGAAACAAGAAACTGATGGTGGGCAGAGAGCTCATATGCCTCCAGAAAGCAGCCAAAGCTATACTAAAACCTCGGGATTGGCAGGCTGTCCAAAAAGTGAGTCCAGAGAGAACCATGAAAAGAATACCCCCTTGAAATATGTTGGAATGCCAACAGATGGCTCTGCAGAGGATCAAATTCTGGGGCTAGAACCTGAAGATGATGGTTCAGACTCTGATGACCCGAATTTTGCCATCCGTTCTGGAAATTCAGAACCTTCGAAAAATAGAGAGAAAGTTGATGACCTTGGGTTACCTTCTGCGTACTCTGAGGATGATGACTATGATTCTGATGAAGTTATCGAAATGATGCAATCAAGTTCAGATGAGTCAGACTCCAATGAATCAAATTTCACCACCTCTTCTGACAATCCAGAAGATGTGAAGGAGAAAGTTGATGACATTGGATTACCTTCCGAGGACTCCGAGGACGATGATTATGATCCAGCAGGTCCTGGTTCTCATGAAGATATTGGAAAGAATCAGTCAAGTTCAGATAAGTCACACTCTTCTGACAAATCAGAAAATAGGAAGACGAAAAGGAAAGCTGATGACCTTGGATTACCTTCTGAGGACTCGGAGGATGATGACTATGACCCAGCAAGTCCTGATTCAGATAAAGATATCGAAGAGAAGCAAGATGAGTCAGACTTCTCATCTGACTGTGATGATTTCTGTGTTGAGATTGCTAAATCTTGTTGTGGCCAGGAGGGAGTTCTATCAGGAGCTAAGGTTGGTGGAGACCGTACCGATGACTTGGAAGGAACGACTATTTGCGCTAATGCGGCCATTTCCAATCTCCCGTCCAAGGATCCTGAAATGGACCAATATGTTGTTTTACCAGTTTCAGCGAGACAGAAGGTTCAGTCTCCGGACAGCAAAAAACTCGCT GCTTATGGGAAAGCATCATCTGATTCGAGTTACGGTGAAGAGTTGTCGAAGAAATGCACACCTGAAAAGGACAATGGAAAAGAAAGTGAAGCAGGTTCTTTCGTGCGTCAGAGCAATGAATTCACTCCGCAAAGGTCTCAACAAAGCTTTCATGGTTCGGTGAATGGGCAAAATGCAGAAGAGCTGCTTACCCCTAACGGAAGCAGTACTACAGGTCAGAAGAGACAATATGGGCCAATAATTAATCAG AGGCTACATGAGCAATTTAAAACAAATCAATATCCTAGCCGTGCTGTTAAAGAAAGCTTGGCACAAGAACTAGGTCTGACATTCCGTCAG GTCGAGAAATGGTTTGAAAGTAGGCGGCGTCACATAAGAGTAGCATCCAACAAAAGCAGCACCCATGTGGAAAACCATAGCACCAAGGAGAATCCTAATGTATGCAAAAGAGATGCTGTGAATGAGGATACGCCGTCGGGAAGTCTTAATGAAGGTATCACACAAGATGGTCCACTGAAACAAGACATTGGTGGTGGGCTGAGAACAAATGCCAGCCCTCCAAATAGCAGTCAAAGATATACTACCCCCTTGGTAAGGCGCCCAAAAGGTGAGTCCAGAGAGAATCATAAAAAGAATACCTCCTCAAGCAGTGCTGGAAGGCCAAAAGGTAGCGATGCAGGGTATGCAGTTCTGGCTCTTGAAGCTTTGGATGAGAAAACAAGAAGCAAAATGCTGCAGGAGCTAAAGAAGAGGAAGATTGGCTGA
- the LOC125524847 gene encoding homeobox protein HOX1A-like isoform X1, giving the protein MDKSNTSGCAAEDIIETRNYANSSLNPEALKHQSFPFPYTSLSGERKNFKRAANRGKKGSRVLSSRTYPLKSSESTVRVLRSRSVADKSPSDAVQTSTERAAKKPPSDSVDTLVKPAAKRIKRDRDRPTKGGPDDELLKIRKRIRYILNRMNYHQSFLEAYASEGWKNQSLEKIRPEKELERAKAEIVRCKLRIREAFQNLDHLLTVGKLEESLFDSEGKISSDDIVCATCSLQDVTLNNDIILCDGACDRGFHQNCLNPPLLTKDIPEGEEGWLCPACDCKIDCIELINELQGTDLDINDSWEKVFPEAAAVAHGPMQNDVADLPSDDSEDDDFDPNIPEEHVAGHAEGSSEEDGDEGSDSDDSNFMTSSDNSEHVKEKEKVDDLGLPSEDSEDDDYDPAGPDSDKDIKEKQDESDFTSDSDDFCAEIMKSCSKDEVSSGPKVGGRTNDLEGAPVRPNTSMSHTKDLEIDQDVILPSTKRQVQRLDYKKLYDDTYGEAPSESSDGDDWSGKSTLKEDNEEGNEVDSFARKSPRGTRVVHPDGFHGLVNEQHAGGLTSDGSNSKAKKRHFGPVINERLNQYFTTDQYPTRAVKESLAQELGLTFRQVNKWFESTRHARAAAMKNGAQLEKHSNSRKKKSSDQPNACKEEGIRQDSPVKQETDGGQRAHMPPESSQSYTKTSGLAGCPKSESRENHEKNTPLKYVGMPTDGSAEDQILGLEPEDDGSDSDDPNFAIRSGNSEPSKNREKVDDLGLPSAYSEDDDYDSDEVIEMMQSSSDESDSNESNFTTSSDNPEDVKEKVDDIGLPSEDSEDDDYDPAGPGSHEDIGKNQSSSDKSHSSDKSENRKTKRKADDLGLPSEDSEDDDYDPASPDSDKDIEEKQDESDFSSDCDDFCVEIAKSCCGQEGVLSGAKVGGDRTDDLEGTTICANAAISNLPSKDPEMDQYVVLPVSARQKVQSPDSKKLAQAYGKASSDSSYGEELSKKCTPEKDNGKESEAGSFVRQSNEFTPQRSQQSFHGSVNGQNAEELLTPNGSSTTGQKRQYGPIINQRLHEQFKTNQYPSRAVKESLAQELGLTFRQVEKWFESRRRHIRVASNKSSTHVENHSTKENPNVCKRDAVNEDTPSGSLNEGITQDGPLKQDIGGGLRTNASPPNSSQRYTTPLVRRPKGESRENHKKNTSSSSAGRPKGSDAGYAVLALEALDEKTRSKMLQELKKRKIG; this is encoded by the exons ATGGACAAAAGCAACACTTCTGGCTGTGCTGCTGAGGACATTATTGAGACTCGGAATTATGCAAACTCTAGCCTGAACCCTGAGGCCCTTAAGCATCAAAGTTTTCCTTTTCCATACACATCCCTGTCGGGGGAAAGGAAAAACTTCAAAAGGGCAGCTAACAGGGGAAAGAAAGGCTCCCGAGTATTGTCAAGTAGAACTTATCCTTTGAAGTCATCTGAGAGTACTGTCAGGGTTCTTCGTTCTAGATCAGTTGCAGATAAGTCACCTAGTGACGCTGTGCAAACTTCAACAGAAAGAGCCGCGAAGAAGCCACCTAGCGACTCTGTGGACACTCTAGTAAAACCAGCTGCTAAAAGAATAAAGAGGGATAGAGATAGACCCACAAAGGGTGGTCCGGACGATGAGTTATTGAAAATTCGTAAGCGAATTAGATACATTTTGAATCGGATGAACTATCACCAAAGTTTTCTTGAAGCATATGCCAGTGAAGGCTGGAAAAATCAAAG TTTGGAAAAGATAAGGCCTGAGAAGGAGCTTGAACGAGCCAAGGCGGAGATCGTGCGGTGCAAATTAAGAATACGAGAAGCTTTCCAGAATCTTGATCATCTTCTAACTGTGGGGAAGCTTGAGGAATCTTTGTTTGATTCTGAAGGAAAGATATCTTCTGATGAT ATTGTTTGTGCCACTTGTAGTTTGCAAGACGTTACATTGAATAATGACATCATTCTCTGCGATGGAGCCTGCGACAGAGGGTTCCACCAGAATTGTCTAAACCCTCCTTTACTGACTAAAGATA TCCCTGAGGGAGAGGAAGGATGGCTTTGCCCTGCATGTGATTGCAAGATAGACTGTATAGAATTAATAAATGAACTCCAAGGGACAGATCTTGACATTAATGACTCTTGGGAG AAAGTTTTTCCTGAGGCAGCTGCTGTGGCACACGGGCCTATGCAAAATGATGTAGCTGATCTTCCATCAGACGATTCAGAAGATGATGACTTCGACCCCAATATACCTGAAGAACATGTGGCTGGTCACGCAGAAGGATCATCAGAAGAGGATGGGGATGAAGGTTCAGACTCTGATGACTCAAATTTCATGACTTCTTCTGACAATTCAGAACACGTGAAGGAGAAAGAAAAAGTTGATGACCTTGGATTACCTTCTGAGGACTCGGAGGATGATGACTATGATCCAGCAGGTCCTGATTCAGATAAAGATATCAAAGAGAAGCAAGATGAGTCAGACTTCACATCGGACTCTGATGATTTCTGTGCTGAGATTATGAAGTCTTGTAGTAAGGATGAAGTTTCATCTGGTCCTAAGGTTGGAGGTCGTACTAATGATTTAGAAGGGGCCCCTGTTCGGCCAAACACATCAATGTCACATACCAAGGATCTTGAGATTGACCAAGATGTGATTTTACCGTCTACGAAACGGCAGGTTCAACGGTTGGACTACAAAAAACTTTATGAT GATACTTATGGGGAAGCACCATCTGAATCAAGCGATGGTGATGACTGGTCTGGGAAGAGCACACTCAAAGAAGACAATGAAGAAGGAAATGAAGTGGATTCATTTGCACGCAAAAGCCCCAGGGGAACGCGAGTGGTGCATCCTGACGGTTTTCATGGTTTAGTGAATGAACAACATGCAGGGGGGCTTACCTCTGACGGCAGCAATAGTAAAGCTAAGAAAAGGCATTTTGGTCCAGTAATTAATGAG AGGCTAAATCAATATTTCACAACAGACCAATATCCTACCCGTGCTGTTAAAGAAAGCTTGGCGCAAGAATTAGGGCTGACATTCCGTCAG GTTAACAAATGGTTTGAAAGTACACGTCACGCAAGAGCAGCTGCTATGAAAAATGGCGCTCAGCTAGAAAAGCATAGCAACAgtaggaagaagaagagctcagACCAACCTAATGCATGTAAAGAGGAAGGTATCAGGCAAGATAGTCCAGTGAAACAAGAAACTGATGGTGGGCAGAGAGCTCATATGCCTCCAGAAAGCAGCCAAAGCTATACTAAAACCTCGGGATTGGCAGGCTGTCCAAAAAGTGAGTCCAGAGAGAACCATGAAAAGAATACCCCCTTGAAATATGTTGGAATGCCAACAGATGGCTCTGCAGAGGATCAAATTCTGGGGCTAGAACCTGAAGATGATGGTTCAGACTCTGATGACCCGAATTTTGCCATCCGTTCTGGAAATTCAGAACCTTCGAAAAATAGAGAGAAAGTTGATGACCTTGGGTTACCTTCTGCGTACTCTGAGGATGATGACTATGATTCTGATGAAGTTATCGAAATGATGCAATCAAGTTCAGATGAGTCAGACTCCAATGAATCAAATTTCACCACCTCTTCTGACAATCCAGAAGATGTGAAGGAGAAAGTTGATGACATTGGATTACCTTCCGAGGACTCCGAGGACGATGATTATGATCCAGCAGGTCCTGGTTCTCATGAAGATATTGGAAAGAATCAGTCAAGTTCAGATAAGTCACACTCTTCTGACAAATCAGAAAATAGGAAGACGAAAAGGAAAGCTGATGACCTTGGATTACCTTCTGAGGACTCGGAGGATGATGACTATGACCCAGCAAGTCCTGATTCAGATAAAGATATCGAAGAGAAGCAAGATGAGTCAGACTTCTCATCTGACTGTGATGATTTCTGTGTTGAGATTGCTAAATCTTGTTGTGGCCAGGAGGGAGTTCTATCAGGAGCTAAGGTTGGTGGAGACCGTACCGATGACTTGGAAGGAACGACTATTTGCGCTAATGCGGCCATTTCCAATCTCCCGTCCAAGGATCCTGAAATGGACCAATATGTTGTTTTACCAGTTTCAGCGAGACAGAAGGTTCAGTCTCCGGACAGCAAAAAACTCGCT CAGGCTTATGGGAAAGCATCATCTGATTCGAGTTACGGTGAAGAGTTGTCGAAGAAATGCACACCTGAAAAGGACAATGGAAAAGAAAGTGAAGCAGGTTCTTTCGTGCGTCAGAGCAATGAATTCACTCCGCAAAGGTCTCAACAAAGCTTTCATGGTTCGGTGAATGGGCAAAATGCAGAAGAGCTGCTTACCCCTAACGGAAGCAGTACTACAGGTCAGAAGAGACAATATGGGCCAATAATTAATCAG AGGCTACATGAGCAATTTAAAACAAATCAATATCCTAGCCGTGCTGTTAAAGAAAGCTTGGCACAAGAACTAGGTCTGACATTCCGTCAG GTCGAGAAATGGTTTGAAAGTAGGCGGCGTCACATAAGAGTAGCATCCAACAAAAGCAGCACCCATGTGGAAAACCATAGCACCAAGGAGAATCCTAATGTATGCAAAAGAGATGCTGTGAATGAGGATACGCCGTCGGGAAGTCTTAATGAAGGTATCACACAAGATGGTCCACTGAAACAAGACATTGGTGGTGGGCTGAGAACAAATGCCAGCCCTCCAAATAGCAGTCAAAGATATACTACCCCCTTGGTAAGGCGCCCAAAAGGTGAGTCCAGAGAGAATCATAAAAAGAATACCTCCTCAAGCAGTGCTGGAAGGCCAAAAGGTAGCGATGCAGGGTATGCAGTTCTGGCTCTTGAAGCTTTGGATGAGAAAACAAGAAGCAAAATGCTGCAGGAGCTAAAGAAGAGGAAGATTGGCTGA